The following are encoded together in the Myxococcales bacterium genome:
- a CDS encoding oxidoreductase, whose translation MRTTRKPKLAVFKLASCDGCQLSLLDCEDELLAVAGAVDIAHFLEASSRVLRGPYDLTLVEGSITNEHDLDRLRAIRANSKKLVTIGACATAGGIQALRNYGDVSEYTRVVYARPEYIHTLARSTGVAEHVRVDFELRGCPVDKHQLLEVLNAFLNGRPPRVANHSVCLDCKRAGAVCVMVAQGIPCLGPVTHTGCGALCPRYSRGCFGCFGPAESANPPGLRSALSKVGTSKSEIARLYSTFNAAAPAFHGEHRSLTAEKDEAK comes from the coding sequence ATGAGAACGACTCGAAAGCCCAAGCTCGCGGTGTTCAAGCTGGCCTCGTGCGACGGTTGCCAGCTCAGCCTGCTCGACTGCGAGGACGAGCTGCTGGCGGTGGCCGGGGCGGTCGACATCGCGCACTTCCTCGAGGCCTCCAGCCGTGTGCTGCGCGGCCCCTACGACCTCACGTTGGTCGAAGGCTCGATCACGAATGAGCACGATCTCGACCGCTTGCGCGCCATCCGGGCCAACAGCAAGAAGCTCGTCACGATCGGTGCCTGTGCGACCGCCGGCGGGATCCAGGCGCTCAGGAACTACGGGGACGTGAGCGAGTACACGCGGGTGGTCTACGCCCGACCCGAGTACATCCACACGCTCGCGAGGTCGACGGGCGTCGCGGAGCATGTCCGGGTCGACTTCGAGCTACGCGGTTGTCCAGTCGACAAACACCAGCTGCTCGAGGTGCTGAACGCCTTCCTCAATGGGCGCCCGCCGCGCGTCGCGAACCACTCGGTGTGTCTCGACTGCAAGCGCGCCGGCGCGGTGTGTGTGATGGTGGCCCAGGGGATCCCCTGTCTCGGGCCGGTCACGCACACCGGCTGCGGGGCCCTCTGCCCCCGCTACAGCCGAGGCTGCTTCGGCTGTTTCGGCCCGGCCGAGAGCGCCAATCCGCCCGGGCTCAGGTCGGCCCTCTCGAAGGTCGGCACGAGCAAATCCGAGATCGCGCGCCTGTATTCGACGTTCAACGCCGCAGCACCCGCCTTCCACGGCGAACATCGAAGCCTCACCGCGGAAAAGGACGAGGCGAAATGA
- a CDS encoding FAD/NAD(P)-binding protein, whose amino-acid sequence MTDALFPEPMAILRIRNETADTFSFDLDARPRGGFRFAPGQFNMLYAFGFGEVPISISGDPLRPGVLTHTVRAVGPVTRALQGLKKGDVIGVRGPFGTPWPVDEAQGKDVLLVAGGIGLAPLRPTIYSVLSRRKVFGRVCIAYGARTPGDLLYTKEIARWRGRMDVQLEVTVDRGDPEWRGQTGVVTKLLRHFDFTPHDSVAMLCGPEVMMRFASRELEGLGMPAPRIYLSMERNMKCGVGSCGHCQLGPTFICKDGPVYPLTQLVRLMSVREL is encoded by the coding sequence ATGACCGACGCGCTGTTCCCCGAACCGATGGCGATCTTGCGCATCCGCAACGAGACGGCCGACACCTTCAGCTTCGACCTCGACGCCAGGCCACGGGGCGGATTCCGGTTCGCACCGGGGCAGTTCAACATGCTCTACGCCTTCGGTTTCGGCGAGGTGCCCATCTCGATCAGCGGCGACCCGCTGAGACCGGGCGTGCTGACTCACACGGTGCGAGCAGTCGGCCCCGTCACGCGCGCGCTGCAGGGCTTGAAAAAGGGCGACGTCATCGGCGTACGCGGACCGTTCGGCACGCCCTGGCCGGTGGACGAGGCCCAGGGCAAGGACGTGCTCCTGGTCGCGGGCGGCATCGGCCTCGCACCCCTGAGACCCACCATCTACAGCGTGCTGTCTCGGCGCAAGGTGTTCGGACGCGTGTGCATTGCGTACGGCGCCCGAACGCCGGGCGACCTGCTCTACACCAAAGAAATCGCGCGCTGGCGCGGTCGCATGGACGTGCAGCTCGAGGTCACGGTGGACCGCGGCGATCCGGAATGGCGCGGACAGACGGGTGTGGTCACGAAGCTGCTCCGACACTTCGACTTCACACCCCACGACAGCGTCGCGATGCTGTGTGGGCCCGAGGTCATGATGCGTTTCGCGTCGCGTGAGCTCGAGGGCCTCGGCATGCCCGCGCCCCGCATCTACCTCTCGATGGAGCGCAACATGAAGTGCGGCGTCGGTTCGTGTGGACACTGCCAGCTCGGTCCAACCTTCATCTGCAAAGATGGCCCCGTCTATCCGCTGACTCAGCTGGTGCGCCTGATGAGTGTACGGGAGCTCTGA
- a CDS encoding cyclic nucleotide-binding domain-containing protein gives MEVESLARSLAEQPFCKALTQSQVEFLAGCAKNARFDAGEYLVREGSASESMFLIRSGTVALENYLPGRGSLKIDTLVPGDVLGWSVLLPPFRWHLDARALEPTLAFALDANCVRGKVQADHGFGYALTLRLLAAADERLTQARLQQLDVYKAELR, from the coding sequence ATGGAAGTAGAATCGCTCGCACGTTCGCTGGCTGAGCAACCCTTCTGCAAAGCGCTCACCCAGTCGCAGGTCGAGTTCTTGGCCGGATGCGCCAAGAACGCCCGCTTCGACGCCGGCGAATACCTGGTCCGCGAGGGCTCGGCCTCCGAATCGATGTTCCTGATCCGGAGCGGGACGGTCGCGCTCGAGAACTACCTCCCGGGCAGGGGCTCCCTCAAGATCGACACGTTGGTTCCGGGCGACGTCCTCGGCTGGTCCGTGCTCTTGCCGCCGTTCCGCTGGCACCTCGACGCGCGTGCGCTCGAGCCCACACTCGCGTTTGCACTGGACGCGAACTGTGTGCGCGGGAAGGTGCAAGCCGACCACGGTTTCGGCTACGCCCTCACGCTACGGCTACTGGCCGCCGCCGACGAACGCCTGACGCAGGCCCGCCTGCAACAGCTGGACGTGTACAAAGCGGAGCTTCGATGA
- a CDS encoding 4Fe-4S dicluster domain-containing protein, whose protein sequence is MDAWLMPRPALGALVSALRSRGYDVVGPTLRDGAIVIDSITSDAELPAGLGDTQEPGRYRVAARLDAAVFGYAVGVSSFKKYCLLPEERLFRVHREGKSLRFAQEPMVTRKLALLGARGCDLAALRLQDRVLGNDRHRDERYAARRAEVIVVAVHCGSPSASCFCTSMGTGPRAAAPWDLALTELIDGGPHRFIVETGSAIGVTLVQELALVSASHADRALAAKIPVAAGERITRHLETAGLRERLAANAEHPRYSDLGTRCLGCANCTLVCPTCFCTTIDDFTELDGSSAERRRRWDSCFTLDFSYLHGGSVRPSVGARYRQWLLHKLSTWHDQFGTSGCVGCGRCITWCPVGIDITEEAAAVSRPSKAVGTPEGAPWK, encoded by the coding sequence ATGGACGCCTGGCTGATGCCTCGACCCGCACTGGGAGCGCTCGTGAGCGCGCTCCGCTCGCGCGGCTACGACGTCGTCGGGCCAACGCTTCGGGACGGGGCCATCGTGATTGACTCCATCACGAGCGACGCCGAGCTCCCGGCGGGCCTTGGTGACACCCAGGAGCCGGGTCGGTACCGCGTAGCGGCGCGGCTAGACGCCGCCGTCTTCGGCTACGCCGTGGGCGTCAGCTCGTTCAAGAAGTACTGCCTCTTGCCCGAGGAGCGCCTGTTTCGAGTGCACCGCGAGGGCAAGTCGCTGCGCTTCGCCCAGGAGCCCATGGTCACGCGAAAGCTGGCGCTGCTCGGCGCCCGCGGCTGTGATCTCGCCGCGCTCCGGCTTCAAGATCGTGTGCTCGGCAATGATCGTCATCGCGACGAGCGCTACGCCGCACGTCGCGCCGAGGTCATCGTGGTTGCCGTGCACTGTGGCTCGCCATCCGCAAGCTGCTTCTGCACGTCCATGGGGACTGGTCCGCGCGCCGCGGCGCCGTGGGATCTGGCGTTGACGGAGCTGATTGACGGCGGGCCACACCGTTTCATCGTGGAGACCGGCAGCGCCATCGGGGTCACGCTGGTGCAGGAGCTCGCGCTCGTCTCGGCGAGCCACGCCGATCGGGCGCTCGCCGCCAAGATCCCGGTCGCCGCGGGCGAGCGCATCACTCGACACCTGGAGACCGCGGGCCTGCGCGAGCGACTCGCCGCAAACGCCGAACACCCGCGTTACTCCGACCTGGGTACGCGCTGTCTGGGCTGCGCAAACTGCACCCTCGTGTGTCCAACCTGCTTCTGCACGACGATCGACGACTTCACCGAGCTCGATGGCTCGAGCGCCGAACGACGTCGACGCTGGGACTCGTGTTTCACTCTCGATTTCAGCTACCTGCACGGGGGCTCGGTTCGCCCCAGCGTCGGCGCGCGTTATCGCCAGTGGTTGTTGCACAAACTCTCGACCTGGCACGACCAGTTCGGCACCTCGGGCTGCGTCGGTTGTGGCCGCTGCATCACCTGGTGCCCGGTCGGCATCGACATCACCGAAGAAGCGGCCGCCGTCTCTCGTCCCAGCAAAGCCGTCGGAACCCCGGAGGGAGCCCCATGGAAGTAG
- a CDS encoding DUF2330 domain-containing protein — translation MPSSVRLALLLILALCLGERPARACGAFASGQWLKAPPRLSLERTLIVWDSSTKLQHFVRELRFAHAAGEFGFVVPTPSRPTVHAVEKSPFDELEKRYPSGLVESSLLLGGLGFGAGLGGSGKGTAPRPPPVQVIEKKRVGDFTAFVLTATDKDALSAWLDKHGFKSGESGKAWMAGYVQLGFHFVALRYDGTKAANEELTSRTLRISFQSELPFYPYREPADAPEQKNRELELWVVSDVPLIPYAGVTLHDEWRLRRPFSEGVRSFPFVGEVEEPLGKQLSGLLPRTRVVQTFGDFKQQRRGWEDVVFVPMAKCDDACRSARARLLPLVDARLGAQANPAGPSPSTSATGTPPKASAANALSCGVGRHGDESWWLIVLGAVCMRRRRGAHPWRSALPILGLLLFACDRATPSPAPSASVAVTASAPAPSASGALNTLPEMFVAPRDVAARTRAVLDVFAHRFDGYVPVWSLPIEGGMGSVRSEPEEPWPGALAAANTCAPGLEAAVTLEVDLDDKGFIKQTRATGPVPGKVRECIEAQVSNTVFSPEGGARTERAQAYFGDKSPEAQRIAREISATRRRFVPALGARLRISDLKVSDGLPFEVVQRVLRQHYTQYRACHVQHGAPAAPDELVTIKLVVDATGKAASVRVVAERAPALGSCIARSIRPARFPKPTRAPVQISATMTFGAR, via the coding sequence ATGCCCTCGAGCGTCCGACTCGCGCTGCTCTTGATTCTGGCCCTGTGCTTGGGCGAGCGCCCCGCCCGAGCCTGCGGCGCGTTTGCGTCGGGCCAATGGCTGAAGGCCCCACCCCGACTCAGCCTGGAGCGCACACTCATCGTCTGGGACAGCTCGACGAAGCTGCAGCACTTCGTGCGTGAGCTGCGCTTTGCACACGCGGCCGGCGAGTTCGGATTCGTCGTCCCGACACCCAGCCGACCCACGGTGCACGCCGTGGAAAAGTCGCCCTTCGACGAGCTCGAGAAGCGCTACCCCTCCGGACTCGTCGAGAGCTCACTGCTGCTCGGTGGGCTGGGCTTCGGCGCCGGACTTGGCGGCTCGGGCAAAGGAACGGCGCCTCGACCCCCGCCCGTGCAGGTGATCGAAAAGAAGCGCGTCGGCGATTTCACCGCGTTCGTCCTGACCGCAACCGACAAGGACGCGCTCTCGGCGTGGCTCGACAAACACGGCTTCAAGAGCGGCGAGTCCGGCAAGGCGTGGATGGCCGGTTACGTCCAGCTCGGTTTTCACTTCGTGGCGCTGCGCTACGACGGCACGAAGGCAGCCAACGAGGAGCTGACCAGTCGCACCCTCCGCATCAGTTTCCAGAGTGAGCTTCCCTTCTATCCGTATCGCGAGCCCGCCGACGCACCGGAGCAAAAGAACCGCGAGCTCGAGCTGTGGGTCGTCAGCGACGTGCCGCTCATTCCCTATGCTGGCGTGACGCTCCACGACGAGTGGCGCCTCCGGCGTCCATTCAGCGAGGGCGTTCGCTCCTTTCCTTTTGTCGGGGAGGTCGAAGAACCGCTCGGCAAGCAGCTGTCGGGGCTCTTGCCGCGCACCCGGGTCGTACAGACCTTCGGGGACTTCAAGCAGCAGCGGCGGGGCTGGGAGGACGTGGTGTTCGTGCCCATGGCCAAATGTGACGACGCTTGCCGTTCGGCACGAGCGCGGCTGCTTCCGCTCGTGGACGCGCGGCTCGGCGCGCAGGCGAACCCGGCAGGCCCGTCGCCCTCGACGAGCGCCACCGGCACGCCGCCAAAAGCTTCCGCTGCGAACGCTCTCTCCTGCGGCGTCGGACGGCACGGCGACGAGAGCTGGTGGCTGATCGTCCTGGGGGCTGTGTGTATGCGACGGCGCCGTGGCGCACACCCCTGGCGTTCCGCACTGCCCATCCTAGGCCTGCTGCTCTTCGCCTGTGATCGCGCGACCCCCTCACCAGCACCAAGCGCGTCGGTGGCGGTGACTGCGAGCGCGCCCGCCCCATCGGCCAGCGGCGCGCTCAACACGCTGCCGGAGATGTTCGTTGCTCCGCGGGACGTCGCAGCACGAACGCGTGCAGTGCTCGATGTGTTCGCCCATCGCTTCGATGGCTACGTCCCCGTCTGGTCACTGCCGATCGAAGGTGGCATGGGCAGTGTTCGGAGCGAACCGGAAGAACCCTGGCCCGGCGCGCTAGCGGCCGCGAACACCTGCGCCCCGGGCCTCGAAGCCGCGGTGACGCTCGAAGTGGACCTCGACGACAAGGGGTTCATCAAACAGACACGCGCCACCGGCCCGGTGCCCGGCAAAGTGCGCGAGTGCATCGAAGCGCAGGTCTCCAACACGGTGTTCTCTCCCGAAGGCGGTGCGCGCACGGAGCGAGCCCAGGCGTATTTCGGCGACAAGAGCCCCGAGGCGCAGAGGATCGCGCGCGAGATCAGCGCGACGCGGCGGCGCTTCGTGCCCGCGCTTGGGGCGCGACTGCGGATCTCCGATCTGAAGGTCTCCGATGGCCTTCCGTTCGAGGTAGTGCAACGCGTCCTGCGCCAGCACTATACCCAGTACCGCGCCTGCCACGTGCAGCACGGCGCACCCGCAGCCCCGGACGAGCTGGTGACCATCAAGCTCGTGGTCGACGCCACGGGCAAGGCAGCCAGCGTCCGGGTCGTTGCCGAGCGTGCGCCCGCGCTCGGTAGCTGCATCGCGCGGAGCATCCGCCCGGCGCGCTTCCCGAAACCCACACGCGCGCCGGTGCAGATCTCCGCGACGATGACCTTCGGCGCCCGATGA
- a CDS encoding FHA domain-containing protein: protein MITGFGKQTITIGSAPHCEIHVGGPGVAPEHARVVHQGGGQLVFVDAGVSQTSLNGQPIAPGSTHPFDFRNQFMVGQTPVPNAHPALALMLMQKGDLAVTPGQIVFGREAARANVVVQHGSVSGQHATLSTTPLAITDHGSTSGTWIAGNRLAANQLTALDPSALVALGPVPLPIPLAIQLAQVLAGQGSAAGPGPAGAIAAAGAAPAAGGGPARPKHKTVIGQVAIGGPGQPTFKSIGRTPDNDIVLPHPQVSSKHALLHKVGSQLFVEDRGAGNGTYVRGQRIPPGQKVPVSNGEKIFVGPMPLLIQVEAEEVAVVVEDLAQWAGRPLYEIEAWDLVMQVDDRDNPGQMKTLLDHISFKAMPGDLIALMGPSGAGKTTLLLALNGYLPPTGGQVRINGEDLYAIYDALRGSIGYVPQDDIVHPELTVYEAVRYSAKFRLPSDYSEEEIDRRVQTTLAQLSLEAVAHLQIGRPEKKILSGGQRKRVNIAMELVTDPVIMFLDEPTSGLAADDTTALVELLAGLAKQTGKTIICTIHQPAKDEYEKFNLALVLGQGGIPIYYGPTKDGYKFFGSFLERLGKPNDVDNPRDMFDMLNQRERPIWDALRAQNPYTTRFAARQAAAREWNAEFFNPQNSIFQRMYSGPRAVGAGSHQPGVQRGRGSTRGQFFLLFSRYFKTKVRDVSGTVIMLAQAPIIGVLLALVFGGQKEAIPYWCLGALQELGRRSGGLGAGSNDLLSGMQVTTDHSGAAFFCVVAAVWFGTSNAAREIVAERAIYMRERMVNLKLFNYVFSKFLLLTFICIIQCSVLLGIVFFALGFHGGPLAFLIELGTLCITAMNSVAIGLLLSTIVTSSEAAMALTPIALIPQVVLGGIMVPMTTNSLLEWPMYLVPARWGFQGVVAQERIAIAADAAWVMDLKRPDTTSIDNFVTAGKFRCAEAQIASMDFNGAWGFKDYELIWLPPAVLSAMMFLILIWILIALKRRDSI, encoded by the coding sequence ATGATCACCGGCTTCGGCAAACAGACCATCACCATCGGCAGCGCCCCGCACTGCGAAATCCACGTCGGCGGCCCCGGAGTCGCGCCAGAGCACGCGCGAGTCGTGCACCAGGGGGGCGGGCAGCTCGTCTTCGTCGACGCGGGCGTGAGCCAGACCTCGCTCAACGGTCAGCCGATAGCACCCGGGTCAACTCACCCATTCGACTTCCGCAATCAGTTCATGGTCGGGCAAACGCCTGTCCCCAATGCGCACCCCGCGCTCGCCCTGATGTTGATGCAGAAGGGTGACCTCGCAGTCACGCCGGGGCAGATCGTCTTCGGACGCGAAGCCGCGCGTGCCAACGTCGTCGTGCAGCACGGCAGTGTCTCGGGCCAGCACGCGACTCTCAGCACGACACCCCTGGCGATCACCGATCATGGCTCGACGAGTGGCACCTGGATCGCCGGCAATCGCCTGGCGGCAAACCAGCTGACGGCCCTCGACCCGAGCGCCCTCGTCGCCCTGGGCCCGGTGCCGCTGCCGATCCCACTCGCAATTCAGTTGGCACAGGTGCTCGCCGGCCAGGGCAGCGCTGCAGGCCCAGGTCCTGCCGGTGCCATAGCCGCGGCAGGCGCCGCGCCAGCGGCAGGCGGCGGCCCAGCGCGGCCGAAGCACAAGACCGTGATCGGACAGGTTGCCATCGGCGGCCCAGGTCAACCGACCTTCAAGAGCATCGGGCGCACACCCGACAACGACATCGTCCTGCCGCACCCCCAGGTCTCCAGCAAACACGCACTGCTCCACAAAGTCGGCTCGCAGCTGTTCGTCGAGGACCGCGGCGCGGGCAACGGCACCTACGTGCGCGGCCAGCGAATTCCGCCCGGCCAGAAGGTGCCCGTCTCCAACGGCGAGAAGATCTTCGTCGGCCCGATGCCGCTCTTGATCCAGGTCGAGGCGGAAGAGGTCGCCGTCGTCGTGGAAGATCTCGCGCAGTGGGCTGGACGGCCGCTGTACGAGATCGAGGCCTGGGATCTGGTGATGCAGGTCGACGATCGGGACAACCCCGGTCAGATGAAGACCCTGCTCGATCACATCAGCTTCAAGGCGATGCCCGGCGATCTGATCGCGCTGATGGGCCCGTCGGGCGCCGGCAAGACCACGCTGCTCTTGGCGCTGAACGGCTACCTGCCTCCGACGGGCGGACAGGTGCGGATCAACGGCGAGGACCTGTACGCAATCTACGACGCGCTCCGCGGCAGCATCGGCTACGTGCCACAGGACGACATCGTGCACCCGGAGCTGACGGTGTACGAGGCAGTGCGCTACAGCGCGAAGTTCCGGCTGCCCTCCGACTACAGCGAAGAAGAGATCGACCGCCGCGTGCAGACGACGCTGGCACAACTCAGCCTCGAGGCCGTCGCCCACCTGCAGATCGGTAGACCCGAAAAGAAGATCCTGTCGGGCGGTCAGCGCAAGCGAGTGAACATCGCCATGGAGCTGGTCACCGACCCGGTGATCATGTTCCTCGACGAGCCGACCTCGGGTCTGGCCGCCGACGACACGACCGCCCTGGTGGAGCTGCTCGCCGGGCTGGCGAAACAGACCGGCAAGACCATCATCTGCACGATTCACCAGCCGGCGAAGGACGAGTACGAGAAGTTCAACCTGGCCCTCGTGCTCGGCCAAGGCGGCATCCCGATTTATTACGGGCCGACCAAGGACGGCTACAAGTTCTTCGGTAGCTTCCTGGAGCGGCTGGGCAAGCCGAATGATGTCGACAACCCACGCGACATGTTCGACATGCTGAATCAGCGCGAGCGCCCGATCTGGGACGCCTTACGCGCGCAGAACCCCTACACGACGCGCTTCGCCGCGCGGCAAGCGGCCGCTCGCGAGTGGAACGCCGAGTTCTTCAACCCACAGAACTCGATCTTCCAGCGCATGTACAGCGGACCCCGCGCCGTGGGCGCCGGCAGTCATCAGCCCGGCGTGCAGCGCGGGCGCGGCTCGACCCGTGGCCAGTTCTTCCTGCTCTTCTCGCGTTATTTCAAGACCAAGGTCCGAGACGTCAGCGGCACGGTGATCATGCTCGCGCAGGCACCCATCATCGGCGTGCTCCTGGCGCTGGTGTTCGGCGGTCAGAAGGAGGCAATTCCGTACTGGTGCCTCGGTGCCTTGCAGGAGCTCGGGCGCCGCTCCGGCGGGCTGGGTGCGGGCTCGAACGACCTCTTGTCCGGCATGCAGGTCACCACCGACCACTCCGGCGCCGCGTTCTTCTGCGTGGTCGCCGCGGTCTGGTTCGGCACCAGCAACGCCGCCCGCGAGATCGTCGCGGAGCGCGCCATCTACATGCGCGAGCGCATGGTGAACCTGAAGCTGTTCAACTACGTCTTCAGCAAGTTCCTGTTGCTCACCTTCATCTGCATCATTCAGTGCTCGGTGCTGCTCGGCATCGTGTTCTTCGCCCTCGGTTTCCACGGGGGTCCGCTGGCGTTCCTGATCGAGCTCGGTACCCTGTGCATCACGGCCATGAACAGCGTGGCCATCGGCCTCCTGCTCAGCACCATCGTGACCAGCAGCGAGGCGGCCATGGCGCTGACCCCCATCGCCCTGATCCCGCAGGTCGTGCTCGGCGGCATCATGGTCCCCATGACCACGAACTCGCTGCTCGAGTGGCCCATGTACCTGGTGCCCGCGCGCTGGGGGTTCCAGGGTGTCGTCGCCCAGGAGCGCATCGCCATTGCCGCCGACGCCGCCTGGGTCATGGACCTCAAACGCCCGGACACGACCAGCATCGACAACTTCGTGACCGCCGGGAAGTTCCGCTGCGCCGAGGCGCAGATCGCGAGCATGGACTTCAACGGCGCCTGGGGGTTCAAGGACTACGAGCTGATCTGGCTGCCGCCGGCAGTGCTGTCAGCGATGATGTTCCTGATCCTGATCTGGATCCTGATCGCGCTGAAACGCCGCGATTCAATCTGA
- a CDS encoding protein phosphatase 2C domain-containing protein, with the protein MLCSAHGVVVDFAELSDAGRDPSKQVNEDSSGYAETPLGHLAVVCDGMGGHDKGRAASQAAVVAILDGVREASPGLPPGLALKQAVERAGRAVYALGGAGPNEHRPGSTCVAALLHPGGAELCHAGDSRAYRVHAGQIERVTRDHSLVQELVSAGRLTPEQARTHPDANQITRALGIAPEVNPESRATPLALSRGDLLLLASDGLTDLVTDAEILEVVNRRLGSGTAAVCQELVGLANSRGGHDNITTLVLSVVDLPAQVAAHGTVIQDGVAPTHSGTLLANPEGTLSDPGPGPPPTLFDGGSPAPHPTLPGLTQVDTGERHTEPGLTVGAARFRQNEVDLSLTPGPTPSSRMVLWLGVGLVLTVLAAVGAWAVVRALHQKRAQAEEILPPPEVRVPPRPTTSAAAEDAEIPPADAPPPPSDASSDSADAGS; encoded by the coding sequence GTGCTCTGCTCCGCACACGGCGTGGTCGTCGACTTCGCCGAGCTGAGCGATGCGGGCCGAGATCCGTCCAAACAGGTCAACGAGGACTCGAGCGGCTACGCCGAGACACCCCTCGGCCACCTGGCGGTGGTGTGCGACGGCATGGGGGGACACGACAAGGGACGCGCGGCGAGCCAGGCGGCGGTCGTTGCGATCCTCGACGGAGTACGCGAGGCCAGCCCGGGGCTGCCGCCAGGGCTCGCGCTCAAACAAGCGGTCGAGCGCGCGGGTCGAGCGGTCTACGCCCTCGGCGGCGCCGGTCCGAATGAACACCGCCCCGGCTCGACCTGCGTGGCTGCGCTGCTTCACCCGGGCGGCGCCGAGCTGTGCCACGCCGGCGACTCCCGTGCCTACCGGGTCCACGCCGGGCAAATCGAGCGGGTCACCCGCGATCACTCCCTGGTTCAAGAGCTGGTCAGCGCGGGACGCCTAACCCCCGAGCAGGCGCGCACCCACCCGGACGCCAATCAGATCACGCGCGCGCTCGGCATCGCGCCCGAGGTGAACCCCGAGTCTCGCGCCACACCGCTCGCACTCAGCCGCGGCGATCTGCTCCTGCTCGCAAGCGACGGGCTCACCGATCTGGTGACCGACGCGGAGATCCTCGAGGTCGTGAACCGCCGCCTGGGCAGCGGTACCGCAGCGGTGTGCCAGGAGCTCGTTGGGCTTGCCAACTCCCGGGGCGGGCACGACAACATCACGACCCTCGTGTTGTCGGTCGTCGATTTGCCCGCGCAGGTAGCGGCACACGGCACGGTAATTCAGGACGGTGTCGCTCCCACCCACAGCGGCACGCTGCTGGCGAACCCCGAAGGCACCTTGTCCGACCCCGGCCCCGGTCCGCCGCCCACTCTGTTTGATGGCGGCTCACCGGCCCCACACCCCACTCTGCCAGGGCTCACTCAGGTCGACACCGGCGAGCGTCACACGGAGCCGGGACTGACGGTGGGTGCGGCGCGCTTCCGCCAGAACGAAGTGGATCTGTCGCTCACGCCAGGCCCCACCCCGTCGTCGCGCATGGTTCTGTGGCTCGGCGTCGGCCTCGTCTTGACGGTGCTCGCCGCGGTCGGCGCCTGGGCCGTCGTGCGGGCGCTCCACCAGAAGCGCGCCCAGGCGGAAGAAATTCTACCGCCACCCGAGGTGCGGGTCCCGCCCCGCCCGACCACCTCGGCAGCGGCGGAAGATGCCGAAATACCGCCCGCCGACGCCCCACCCCCGCCCAGCGACGCAAGCTCCGACAGCGCTGACGCGGGCTCGTGA